In a single window of the Candidatus Kuenenbacteria bacterium HGW-Kuenenbacteria-1 genome:
- a CDS encoding phosphopyruvate hydratase, with translation MNKSSKIKNIYAREILDSRGDPTIETMIELENGISTKASVPSGASTGIYEAMELRDNNSKRYDGKGILNACKNVNTKIAQALKGMDVTQQQKIDQKMIDLDKTENKSNLGANAILSVSLACARLASKSQNIELYKYISSNFQFSTFNFQLPVPMFNILNGGKHADTNLDFQEFMIIPARKEFKEMVRVGAEIFYQLKNVLSKKGYNTNVGNEGGYAPNINSNKEAIELILEAIKKTKYKSDKDIFLGLDVAASEFYNKEKNKYILKADNLILSCEELINLYLDLTKKYPIISIEDPLEQNDWEGWIQINSKFNPPADGQNSKLLIVGDDFFVTNTKRLQKGIEQGCANAILIKLNQIGTLTETINCIKLAQKNNYKVIISHRSGETCDDFIADLAVAVSADYIKAGSLSRGERVCKYNRLMEIENQLKINYLPI, from the coding sequence ATGAACAAATCATCAAAAATAAAAAATATTTATGCAAGAGAGATTTTGGATTCTCGAGGAGATCCAACAATTGAAACAATGATTGAATTAGAAAATGGAATTTCAACAAAAGCGTCTGTGCCGTCTGGCGCTTCAACCGGAATTTATGAAGCCATGGAATTGCGCGACAATAATTCAAAAAGATACGATGGCAAAGGTATTTTAAACGCTTGTAAAAATGTGAATACAAAAATTGCTCAAGCGCTAAAAGGAATGGATGTAACTCAACAGCAAAAAATTGATCAAAAAATGATTGACTTAGACAAAACAGAAAATAAATCAAATCTAGGAGCCAATGCAATTTTAAGCGTTTCTTTAGCCTGTGCTCGTCTCGCATCAAAATCCCAAAACATAGAATTATACAAATATATTTCTTCTAACTTTCAATTTTCAACTTTCAACTTTCAACTTCCTGTTCCAATGTTTAATATTTTAAATGGTGGGAAGCACGCAGATACAAATTTGGATTTTCAGGAATTTATGATTATTCCCGCGCGAAAAGAATTTAAAGAAATGGTTAGAGTTGGCGCGGAAATTTTTTATCAATTAAAAAATGTTTTATCTAAAAAAGGATATAATACTAACGTTGGGAATGAAGGTGGTTATGCACCAAATATCAATTCAAATAAAGAAGCGATTGAATTGATTTTGGAAGCAATAAAAAAAACGAAATATAAATCTGACAAAGATATATTTCTAGGTCTTGATGTGGCTGCTTCGGAATTTTATAATAAGGAAAAAAATAAATATATTTTAAAAGCTGATAATTTAATTTTATCGTGTGAAGAATTAATAAATTTATATTTAGATTTAACAAAAAAATATCCTATCATTTCTATTGAAGACCCATTAGAACAAAACGATTGGGAAGGTTGGATACAAATAAATTCAAAATTTAATCCGCCAGCCGATGGACAAAATTCAAAATTGTTAATCGTGGGGGATGATTTTTTTGTAACAAATACAAAGCGATTACAAAAAGGAATTGAACAAGGGTGCGCGAATGCAATTTTAATAAAATTAAATCAAATTGGCACTTTAACAGAAACAATTAACTGTATAAAATTAGCTCAAAAAAATAATTATAAAGTTATTATTTCTCATCGATCCGGAGAAACATGCGATGATTTTATCGCAGATTTAGCCGTGGCAGTAAGCGCTGATTACATTAAAGCTGGCTCCCTTTCTCGCGGTGAACGTGTTTGTAAATATAACCGACTAATGGAGATTGAAAATCAATTAAAAATTAATTACTTGCCTATATAA